One stretch of Hevea brasiliensis isolate MT/VB/25A 57/8 chromosome 12, ASM3005281v1, whole genome shotgun sequence DNA includes these proteins:
- the LOC131171233 gene encoding uncharacterized protein LOC131171233, with translation MPSYAKFLNEILSNKRILDDYETVALTEECNAILQNKLLSKLKDPRSFSIHCLICNMNINKALCDLGASVNLMPLSIYQKLNVGELKLIAILLQLADRSVKYPIGILENIPIKVGKFFIPVNFVVLKMKEDVQIPIILGRPLLATLEQSLMLKMGG, from the coding sequence ATGCCATCCTATGCAAAGTTCCTAAATGAGATCCTCTCAAACAAAAGAATACTAGATGACTATGAGACAGTAGCTCTCACAGAGGAATGCAATGCCATATTACAAAACAAGCTACTTTCAAAGCTCAAAGACCCTAGAAGTTTTTCCATACATTGTCTAATTTGCAACATGAATATCAACAAAGCTCTTTGTGACTTAGGAGCAAGTGTCAATTTGATGCCCCTTTCTATCTATCAGAAGCTGAATGTTGGAGAGCTAAAGCTgattgcaatcttattacaattGGCAGATAGATCTGTCAAATATCCAATAGGCATCCTAGAGAACATCCCTATAAAAGTTGGAAAATTCTTTATACCAGTCAACTTTGTTGTTCTAAAAATGAAGGAAGATGTTCAGATTCCCATAATCTTAGGAAGGCCTTTATTAGCAACTTTGGAGCAATCACTGATGTTAAAAATGGGCGGTTAA